The following DNA comes from Streptomyces sp. Ag109_O5-10.
TACGCGTCAACGAACTGACCCGCAAGCTCGGTGTGTCGGACATGACGGTCCGCCGGGACCTGGACGCGCTGGCCCGCCAGGGTGTGCTGGAGAAGGTGCACGGCGGTGCGGTGCCGGTGGTCGAGGCGAGCACGCACGAGCCGGGTTTCGAGGCCAAGTCGGGGCTGGAGCTGACCGCCAAGGAGGACATCGCCCGGGCCGCCGCCGAACTGGTCGTGCCGGGTGCGGCGATCGCCCTGTCCGGCGGTACGACGACGTACGCGCTGGCGCATCACCTCCTGGAGGTCCCCGACCTGACCGTGGTGACGAACTCGGTGCGGGTCGCGGACGTCTTCCACGCCGCCCAGCGCGTCGCCGGGCAGCGCCAGGGCGCGGCGACGGTGGTCCTGACCGGCGGGGTGCGCACCCCGTCCGACTCCCTCGTGGGACCGGTGGCCGACCAGGCGATCGCGGCGCTCCACTTCGACCTGCTCTTCCTCGGCGTGCACGGCATATCGACCGAGGCCGGCCTCTCCACACCGAACCTCGCGGAGGCGGAGACCAACCGCCGCCTGGTGCAGTCGGCCCGGCGGGTCGTGGTGGTCGCCGACCACACCAAGTGGGGCACGGTGGGCCTGAGTTCGTTCGCCAAGCTGGAGCAGGTCGACACGCTGGTCACGGACGCGGGGCTGCCCTCCGACGCGCGTGCGGAGATCTCGGAGCATCTGCGCCGGCTGGTGGTGGCGGGCGAGGCGGAGGCCTGATCGCGCCGGCGGTACAGACATCTGACGGCCCGCCAGTTATCGTGGCCGAGCCGGTCAACCGCCTTTCCGGTCAAGGGGGTTCTCTTCCATGGCACGCCGTCTGCGCCCCGTGGGGCTCGACTTCGTCGAGACCGCGCCCGTACGCCTGGTCTTCGCGCAGGAGATGTCCGCACCGCCCGGGCGGGTCTTTCACGCGCTCAACGACGACGTACCGGGCTGGGCGGAGTGGTTCGACGCGGTGACCCACGCCGAGTCGGTCGACGACGGTGCCGGGCGCGACATCCGGCTCAAGGGCGGCGGGCGGTTCCGGGAGACGGTCATCGCGGCCAAGGAGGCGGAGGTGTACGCCTACCGGGTGGACCTGACCAACGCGCCCGGCGCGCACGCCATCGCGGAGGAGTGGCGGCTCGTCCCGTCCGGCGGCGGCACCCGCGTGCAGTGGACCTTCGCCGTGGACGGCACGGCACCGTTCCGTCTCGTGGTCAGGGCGGCACGTGCCGGGCTCGGCCGGGCGTTCCGGGGCGCGGTCGTCGAACTGGACCGGCGCCTGTCCGGGTAGTGCCTCAGCCGGGCCAGACCCCCGTCTCCAGCAGCGAGTCGATCGCCGCCGCGTACGGCGCGACGTCCAGGCCCTGTTCGGCGAGCCAGGCGTCCGAGTAGTACTTGTCGAGGTACCGGTCCCCCGGGTCGCACAGCAGGGTAACCACGCTGCCCTGCCGTCCCTCGGCCACCAATTCGGCGACGATCTTCAGCGCACTCCACAGCCCGGTCCCGGTCGACCCGCCGGCCTTCCGCCCGATCGCGCGCTCCAGGGCCCGCACCGCGGCCACGCTCGCCGCGTCCGGCACCTTCATCATGCGGTCGACGGCCCCCGGTACGAAGCTCGGCTCCATCCGTGGGCGCCCGATGCCCTCGA
Coding sequences within:
- a CDS encoding DeoR/GlpR family DNA-binding transcription regulator translates to MSENQNLLAEQRRALILDEVRRRGGVRVNELTRKLGVSDMTVRRDLDALARQGVLEKVHGGAVPVVEASTHEPGFEAKSGLELTAKEDIARAAAELVVPGAAIALSGGTTTYALAHHLLEVPDLTVVTNSVRVADVFHAAQRVAGQRQGAATVVLTGGVRTPSDSLVGPVADQAIAALHFDLLFLGVHGISTEAGLSTPNLAEAETNRRLVQSARRVVVVADHTKWGTVGLSSFAKLEQVDTLVTDAGLPSDARAEISEHLRRLVVAGEAEA
- a CDS encoding SRPBCC family protein, translating into MARRLRPVGLDFVETAPVRLVFAQEMSAPPGRVFHALNDDVPGWAEWFDAVTHAESVDDGAGRDIRLKGGGRFRETVIAAKEAEVYAYRVDLTNAPGAHAIAEEWRLVPSGGGTRVQWTFAVDGTAPFRLVVRAARAGLGRAFRGAVVELDRRLSG